CATGATGACTGTGTATTTGATAGGGATGAGCAACATGAACCAAGTGTGATGAATGTCTTGAGATGGATTTGTGCTATTTGTGTTGGCCAAGCAATATAAATTGCTAGGCCAACTTGGCAAGCTGATGGAAGAAACAGATGGGTGTCTGCCATGGGTGACTGGAAGGTTTGGTTCAGAAAATCCccttaattcacccaaaaaataattttgcgcttggtgtttgtgtatttaaataatttgaaaaatagtTCATgcgaataatgggagatggaaatgcatttgctGAATAAATTCCTCTATGCGCATTAAAAAATTTATGTTACATTTTGCGCGATGGGACGGGATAACTTGACTAACCAGCGGAGCGATCTCGTTGCACTGCATCTCAAATGTTGTTTTCGTTGTTCTGCAGAGACTGAgccaaagtctgtcatcaaagtatttctgtataattgcctcccagaactgtCTAAAACGACTGTGTTCCCCAACATTCTCATCACTGTAATGCCAAAAGTATGGTGGCCGAGAGAGATCAACACgctgcaaattaagaaaacacatgcaaattgaaaaaacaccagcaaaaaaataaaataaataaacatcttaatcagtttgacaacacaagtgttgcaaatcctcacaacacatgcatataacgtaacacgctgcaaatccttcacaacacatgcaaattaagaaacgctaCATTGCAGTTGATTGAGCTATCTCAGCCACCGTACTAAAGTCTCAAACTGTCAATTACAGTTATTACTGAAGCCATGAAATATTGATACGTCAAGGCAGAATTTCTTGTATTATCTTTAGTATTTTCTCGTCCAGACAGTACTGAGAATCtacttattaaattaaaaatatctaataataCAACTCTAacaattattattgaattaaataagtaaatacaattataaataaatacattattaagagcacttttaagtatttaaaggacactttatttttgtaaaaggaaaaggaaatgactaataatagaatgAATTGTTGAAATTAACTGAATAAACTAAATAACTACATAAGAACTTGTATTTTACTATAAGAAACATTGTACAccttatatttctatattataatattatattaaaatatttattatttttactcttGATTTTCGGGTGACATATTACTGAAATCACagctttaaaaaatgcaaaaaggcaAAAGAGAGAATGGATTACAGGTTGTGTGTAGCACTCCTGGTGGTCTGTGATTGGCTGACTCTGTTGTATAACCACAAGTCGTACTCTGCTTTGGGCATCTTTACCACATTCAGCCTCACTATCTGCAATGACAGGGAGAAGAAGAGACACACGGGAAGAAAGATAAAAGAGCACTTCTCATAATTACCAGCTGCTAGCACCATACCCTCCCAGTTCCTGACAATAGCTTATTACACACTGGATAATCTGTCATTATACGGCCCAAATAGCTGGTTGTTAACGGCGTCCTGTTTGGACTTGATTTGAGGGGGTCAGCAACATTTTGGCAGTTACAATTAAAGGAGGTAGGAAATAGATAGGAAAGCCGAGACACCTGAAatctaaaattttaataattaagaaCACATCATGATGCTGTAGATTAAATACAACACAGCCAACTGTCCCAAAGTGTGAGCTGAACTGAGTGGTTACATAAAtatgaaatacataaatattccacagaaaaaatattgtgaaatattatttccattttttagcagccattaaaaatcagaaatcattctatcatgctgatttggtgctcaagtaacatttcttatattGTCGATGTTAAAagcaattgtgctgcttaataattgttCTGGAAACCCAGATATATATtcagaataattaataattttttagaaatataaattttgtaaaactctttactgtcccttttggtgaatttaatgcatgcttgctgaataaaaatattaatttctttacaaatTGTTGCGTACCCAATATATTGTGAGTTAAAATATTAAGTGTAATATTATGCAGACACCTATTTTGTAAacagttgtgcttttttttttcttttttttttttgtggaaacgatTTTTTctggatcctttgatgaataaaaagttcaaaagaaaagcaattattgttacatttttaatgtctttactATAAACCTTgctgaatatatatgtatgtatgtatgtatgtatatatatttttttttaattcattgatTTTGATACTTTGTTATGAAATCCAATAAAACTGGTGCATTTTTAAGAGTGTCTTTCATCTACAAATATTTTCTTTGGCCCACTGCAGGATGCAGATGGCCCAGATACTGTATGTTGTAGCCATTGTCTTGACTGAACTGTTGAGTGCAGCAGACTGTAGCATTATCACATTTAAAAGTACTCAGAGTTGGTTGTCTTGTACCTCTATAGCCACACACAGATCAGGACAGCAGAGCTCCCACGGCTGGAGGGAGTTTAAGATCTTCAAGAAGTTGTGTGGGTGAAGCTGCAGTGTGTGGCCTTCTGTAAATCGACTCAGCTTCTCTAACAAACGTGCCACCCTCCCGTCTGAGTGTTTGACGGGAGCCAGATTACTGAGCAACGCTGAGAGCCTTCAGCAGACACAAAGAAACACACAAGGACTGTGTTAGTGTAATGTTACTgtaaacagcaatgttgaatgcATACACACACTCTTGCACCTGCGAACATCCTGTAGGGTCATTAACGTTAATATttgccaaacacacacatgcagcacaTAAGTGGCTTTGCATCCGTGTTCCCTGGAGGATTGGAAGTGATGCAGGCCATTAGACattcactcaacacacacacacgcaccactGAGTGCTGTATGGATCCTCAGTGCTGTTTGGGATGTTGGAGTCTGGCACTGCTGGAGAGACCACAGAGGTTTTGGAGGTCACAGCAGAACAGGTTCGTCCTCGGGATAGCATGTTACAAAGAGATCCGTATCTCTTGGCCCCAAAATCCCATCTCTTCCTAGAAAGAGTTTAAAAGAGGAGATATTTACATGCATCACATTACTATAACTGAGATACTGTAacagttttctttgttttgttgatatttgtaagttttaaaaaaaatgtaatttgtaaattttttctACTTACTGCAGAATTTTCAGgcttttttcttcagatttttatttttttacaattttactttaaaactattttccataccttcattatttatttttgctacgCAAAtgcttttacagtatattttacattattatttacattttaaaatctaaacatttcaacattttagtgtaaaaatgtatcattagCAGTTTATAAGAGAAATTGCCCCTGTTCCTCAGTTAATAAAAGTAAAGTGTGTTTAGTTGAAGAACTGTATAAAAGTGtgttatatagtaaaaaaaaaaaaacctatcataAAAAAGATTCCTTGTTCCCCAGTGTGGTGGAAAAAAGAACTCACTTGGCACAGCGATTTAGAGCATCAGATAAATTAAGTGTTAACTCTTCTGCTATGTCCACAAAAGACGCCTTTTTCACACCCAATATGGCTTCCCTGCTGTGAATGAGTCGGTTAGTGGCAGAGATTCTGGCAGGGGAGCTAGTAAaatgagaaagaaatataatagtGATTTCAGTTGATGTACACAACAAAGATCCCTTTACATGGGCAGTACACATGTGAGAGATGTACAGCGGTGCATCAGAGGGTAAGACAACATGAGGATTGAACAGTAAATCTATGGAGCCGTTTGGGACTACACACTGTCTGTACACTTTTGCACAACAGCTTAGACAAGAGATGAGGAAGGAAACTGATCCATGCTGTTTACTTTCCACAAACTGTAATTTATAGCTTTATTATCATAGGTGGAGTTTATGAAAATAAAGGTCAATGCAAAAGGCCTAGAGCTGTACTAGTGCTTGATATGTCAAAAAGCAATACATTGTTTGCAATGAATAAGCCATATTACACAAGTAGCAGAAAGGTTCATATGTAACTGTATCTGCCTAGGTCCGCTGCTACACTTCTATGTGCAAAACATTCATGTAACTGTGCTTTTTTTGgacaaaatattttcttgattatttataaataataacctcctttttttctattttgtcttCAGATTTACTGTTTTACATTCTGTTCAAATGTCTGGATCAGTAaaaagaatacttttattcagcaagggtgcattacattgatcaaaagtgacagtaaagacgtatttattttcaatgctgTTCTTGTATTCAGtgttgttttcatcattgataataagaaatatttaatgagcagcttattagaatgatttctgatcatcataatgtgacactgaaaactgctgAACAATCagcttttgccatcacaggaataaaaacaacaaaaaaactaactaaaaaaaaaactttaagataTATTAAGATAGAAATCACTGCAATTAaactgtacaaatatttcacagtatgacactttcactgtatttttgatcaaataaatgcagcctcagtgagcatAAAGGACTGGTTTTCAAGCTCTTTAACAAATGGCCCGAAATAACCTGATGGTCATTTTAGTCATTCATAACCTGGGAATACTGGGAACAGTAGACACACCTCTTCACTCTCAGAGACTCCGTCTTCTCTCCGGTTGTGTTTTGCTGTGACTCACTCTCGGGTTGGACTTTGACTGACATATCACTTTAACATAATGCAGACAATTGGTCACATGAAATCTCAGCAATCAGAGGTCATCACATTCTCACATGCTGATCAAATGATCTGATAACCaatgatatacaaataaactacaaacatcaGTGAAACTGTGGCATTTGTGcatgtgtcatatatatatatatatatatatatatatatatatatatatatatatatatatatatatatatatatatatatatatatatatatatatatattgacacaCTGTCAGTACAGtcttctataataataataataacaaaatattataataatgatttactTTTAATAGTTGTTGTCTCCTGTGCTAGTTTACCTGTCTGGAGTGGACGTGAGTTGTTTATCAGAATTACAGCAGGTTTTAAGAACACTCTGGTACACTTCTTCGAGAAACTTCTGGAGatctaaaaagataaacaaatatAAGCACAATTTATGCAAGTTTTACAATGAGGCAATACAATTCCTGTCATTGTGGTATATAATAAGTAGCCCAGTTTCATTGTATGCTctgatatttataatttaatttaagaaactCTTGTTCTCTAATCtttttaatattcaataaaaaaaaatatatatatcaccttaatttttttaaagcaataacgGATTAAAGCATGTAAAACAGaataacaacagcagcaacaccaaaaaaaaaaaaaaaaaaaaaaaaaaaaaaagaacaaatatataataaaaaagaatgacAGAAAAGATTCTATATAATATTTGGGAGTTACATAAATTTGAAAAGCTTtagaatgtttattgtttttataagctTGTTTTGTGATCTCATATTAGAAAGGGTATATATTAAGATCAGTGTTACATAAGGTAATATATGATGATTTCTTATGAGTTATTTTTGCCTTATGAATGTAAAAATTTGGTAAAACAATTAAAagattaataatgtaattttgttaATCAGAAAAATATGGGGTTCGAAAACAAATGTCATACGGTTCTAAATGAAgggttttattaatttgtattgattttattttttttatgtctattttaaagtcaacacaaaatgaaagagAATAAGGGCAATAGAAATGCAATATCTCAATGTTCAACATATTTCTCTAACTACGACTTGCATGGCTGTGTGCATGATCCAAGCGCGCCCTCTGCTGGTCGATCGATATTTCACACACTCAAATCCAAAGAAACACAAGCTAACAGCAGAAATTAACATTCAGTCCGTATATTTATCTAATAACAATTCAAACAGATTTATCACCATGAAAATATCATCTCCCTCAAATACAACACTTCATTAACTGAGATAAAACATAAATCGTGAGCACAAATTAAGTTTTCATTACATAAAACAAACTAGGATGCTGTTGGAGACACAGATGAAAAAAGACAGAACCCTTGAATAAATTGGCTGGTTTCATGCCTCATAAATACAAACTATAACAATGTCATTTTCAATCCTCTGGATTTACTATCTATTATAAATACATAGAGTTATTAAATTGGAAGATAAATCACATCTATATAAGcttacatattaaataattaatgttcATGCTGATTCTTCTCAAATACATTCTCATACAGCAGGTTTATCCCAAAACCAATTAAACTGGCAACAATAAAATTCCAATAAAGCAGGATATCTTCAGAGTTCAGCTTTTGGATTTCACTCTTAAATCGTTTGGATTAGTCTCTTGCTCGAATAATTGGCATGACCGAAAGAGGCTTTAATAGACCTTTGATTTCTTTTATAGGAAATGAAATAAACCGTAATGACTGTGTGAAAACAAAGGAAGTTTCACTGAGCTCCCAAGCTTTCATCAGGACTCAGTTCTTCTCTCTGATCTACTCTGCAGGGTCTAGAGAATTTGAGCTTATTATCTTCAGGCAAAAATGCAGGACACCTAGTGTGCATTAGGCCCATCACACGTTTAGGCCCAAACGGCCCAGGAGTAGAAAACAGCACAGCGGATACATGCATTTTACAACCCAGGGAAGGATTCTTCAAAGATTTATTGacgtgacagaaaaaaaagaaagttttgcTTCACAAACTAGTTTTTTCCAAAATTAGATTTCAAGAGGGACAGAAAAGAAACTCTAATTCTGAGCAAA
The sequence above is drawn from the Carassius auratus strain Wakin chromosome 5, ASM336829v1, whole genome shotgun sequence genome and encodes:
- the LOC113068943 gene encoding coiled-coil domain-containing protein 60, with protein sequence MSSLSSVKVLNVTSTFFPLQQTRHLTSRPLHVSSGRHETWRTSTLSVVSSSVTGSSVGSLLSLAPAPDHTCDEPIYTKGIETLSVRESDSDHSSTEYLQKFLEEVYQSVLKTCCNSDKQLTSTPDSDMSVKVQPESESQQNTTGEKTESLRVKSSPARISATNRLIHSREAILGVKKASFVDIAEELTLNLSDALNRCAKKRWDFGAKRYGSLCNMLSRGRTCSAVTSKTSVVSPAVPDSNIPNSTEDPYSTQWLSALLSNLAPVKHSDGRVARLLEKLSRFTEGHTLQLHPHNFLKILNSLQPWELCCPDLCVAIEIVRLNVVKMPKAEYDLWLYNRVSQSQTTRSATHNL